A single window of Streptomyces xanthii DNA harbors:
- a CDS encoding TetR/AcrR family transcriptional regulator produces MRQQPDKSPAQRADAQRNRARILEVALVELTRSAQTPLSTIARLAGVGQGTFYRNFPSREALVLEVYRYEVQQVADAAEQLLRTRAPEVALREWMDRLARYAMAKAGLADALCAATSARGTFKSLAQGPLTGALELLLAANDRAGAIRPGVSPDDFMLAIAGLWQIDPHSDWEPRAGRLLDLVMDGLRAGRSAG; encoded by the coding sequence GTGCGGCAGCAGCCGGACAAGAGCCCCGCGCAGCGCGCGGACGCGCAGCGCAACCGTGCGCGCATCCTCGAGGTGGCCCTGGTGGAGCTGACGCGCTCGGCGCAGACACCACTGAGCACGATCGCCCGGCTCGCGGGGGTCGGTCAGGGCACGTTCTACCGGAACTTCCCGAGCCGCGAGGCGCTCGTCCTGGAGGTGTACCGCTACGAGGTGCAGCAGGTCGCCGACGCGGCGGAGCAGCTCCTGCGGACGCGGGCGCCGGAGGTGGCGCTGCGCGAGTGGATGGACCGGCTGGCCCGGTACGCGATGGCGAAGGCGGGTCTCGCGGACGCGCTGTGCGCGGCGACGAGCGCCCGGGGCACGTTCAAGTCCCTGGCCCAGGGTCCGCTGACGGGGGCGCTGGAGCTGCTGCTCGCGGCGAACGACCGGGCGGGCGCGATTCGCCCCGGCGTGAGCCCGGACGACTTCATGCTGGCGATCGCCGGGCTGTGGCAGATCGATCCGCATTCCGACTGGGAGCCTCGGGCCGGGCGGCTGCTCGATCTGGTGATGGACGGATTGCGGGCGGGGCGCTCCGCGGGTTGA
- a CDS encoding FAD binding domain-containing protein codes for MREFGYERALDVSGAVALAGADPETRFLGGGTNLVDLMKAGVERPGRLVDVTELPLDRVESTPDGGLRVGATVTNSDLAAHPDVRRRYPALTQAVLAGASGQLRNMATVGGNLLQRTRCGYFTDVTKPCNKRNPGSGCPALAGEHRNAAILGASDACVAVHPSDMGVALAAFDAVVTYETADGPGELPLADFYRPVGDTPHLETALPAGALVTGLVLPPAPVAARSRYRKVRERASYAFAIGSAAAALEVRDGVVQDARLAFGAVASRPWRARAAEQVLIGAPATGETFAAAADAELSAARPLPQNTYKVPLMRNLVVALLTELTEEAAR; via the coding sequence GTGAGGGAGTTCGGATACGAGCGCGCCCTGGACGTGTCCGGAGCCGTCGCCCTCGCCGGCGCCGACCCCGAGACGCGCTTCCTCGGCGGCGGCACCAACCTCGTCGACCTGATGAAGGCGGGCGTCGAACGCCCCGGCCGGCTCGTCGACGTGACGGAACTGCCCCTGGACCGCGTCGAGTCCACCCCCGACGGCGGCCTGCGCGTCGGCGCCACCGTCACCAACAGCGACCTCGCCGCCCACCCGGACGTGCGCCGCCGCTACCCCGCCCTGACCCAGGCCGTGCTCGCCGGCGCCTCCGGCCAGCTGCGCAACATGGCGACCGTCGGCGGCAACCTGCTGCAGCGCACCCGCTGCGGCTACTTCACCGACGTGACCAAGCCCTGCAACAAGCGGAACCCGGGCAGCGGCTGCCCCGCCCTCGCCGGCGAGCACCGCAACGCCGCGATCCTCGGCGCGAGCGACGCCTGCGTCGCCGTGCACCCCTCCGACATGGGCGTCGCGCTCGCCGCGTTCGACGCCGTCGTCACCTACGAGACCGCCGACGGGCCCGGGGAGCTTCCGCTCGCCGACTTCTACCGCCCCGTCGGCGACACCCCGCACCTCGAGACGGCTTTGCCGGCCGGCGCGCTCGTCACGGGCCTCGTCCTGCCGCCCGCGCCCGTCGCCGCCCGCTCCCGCTACCGCAAGGTCCGCGAGCGCGCCTCGTACGCCTTCGCGATCGGGTCGGCCGCCGCGGCGCTGGAGGTCCGCGACGGCGTCGTCCAGGACGCCCGGCTCGCGTTCGGCGCGGTCGCCTCCCGTCCCTGGCGGGCCCGCGCCGCCGAGCAGGTCCTCATCGGGGCGCCCGCCACCGGCGAGACCTTCGCGGCCGCCGCCGACGCCGAGCTCTCCGCCGCGCGGCCGCTGCCGCAGAACACGTACAAGGTGCCACTGATGCGTAATCTCGTCGTGGCGCTGCTCACCGAACTCACCGAGGAGGCCGCCCGATGA
- a CDS encoding xanthine dehydrogenase family protein molybdopterin-binding subunit, with protein sequence MTTTAKPDAVGVARTRIEGHAKVTGAARYASEIPFTGLTHGWLVLSTIARGRITAIEDEAVRALPGVLTVLHHGNAPRVSAEFFGALGQPDPIVEVFQHDKVPHAGWPVALVVAETSEQAREAAEALVVRYETEPHDVVFAADRPGTYTPEGREDSKGDLAAELAASAVVVEASYTTPEQHHSAMEPHAVTVRWDGGRLEVFDANQGSKWVADDLARMFSLDPETVHVRSEHVGGAFGSKGLRAHHIAAVMAATELQRPVRISLTRRQVFAITGYRSPTAQRVRLGADADGRLRAFEHEAQCMTSNLREFVEASAGYGHAMYATDALRTLDRVTPVDVATPTWMRAPGEAPGSFAVESAIDELAERLGLDPIALRVRNEPTAAPLSGLPFSSRNLLGCLEEGARRFGWSERDPRPRARREGRWLIGTGVAAARFFTGAAPSTASVTAEQDGTFTVRIAAADVGTGARTALTSIAADALDVAPERVHVRIADSDFGPAWVAGGSMGTRSWGWAVMAAGAELREKLVAGVDIPADGITARTDTAALIATLAEKERHAFGAQFAEVAVDVTTGEVRVRRLLGVFAAGRIVNPLTARSQLIGGMTWGLSMALHEEAVRDEATGGHVGADFAGYHVAANADVPEIEAAWIDDPDPDDPVGIKGIGEIGIVGTAAAIANAVHHATGFRHRDLPIRPDRVLLAEAGGDTPHA encoded by the coding sequence ATGACGACCACGGCGAAACCCGACGCGGTCGGCGTCGCGCGCACCCGGATCGAGGGCCACGCCAAGGTCACCGGCGCCGCGCGCTACGCGAGCGAGATCCCGTTCACCGGCCTCACCCACGGCTGGCTCGTCCTGTCCACGATCGCCCGGGGCCGGATCACGGCGATCGAGGACGAGGCCGTCCGCGCCCTGCCCGGAGTCCTCACCGTCCTGCACCACGGCAACGCGCCGCGGGTCAGCGCCGAGTTCTTCGGCGCGCTCGGCCAGCCCGACCCGATCGTCGAGGTCTTCCAGCACGACAAGGTGCCGCACGCCGGCTGGCCCGTCGCGCTCGTCGTCGCCGAGACCTCCGAGCAGGCCCGCGAGGCCGCCGAGGCGCTCGTCGTCCGCTACGAGACCGAGCCGCACGACGTCGTCTTCGCCGCGGACCGGCCCGGCACCTACACGCCCGAGGGCCGCGAGGACTCCAAGGGCGACCTGGCGGCGGAACTCGCCGCCTCCGCCGTCGTCGTCGAGGCCTCGTACACGACGCCCGAGCAGCACCACAGCGCCATGGAGCCGCACGCGGTCACCGTCCGCTGGGACGGCGGCCGCCTGGAGGTCTTCGACGCCAACCAGGGCAGCAAGTGGGTCGCCGACGACCTCGCCCGCATGTTCTCCCTCGACCCCGAGACCGTGCACGTGCGCTCCGAGCACGTCGGCGGCGCCTTCGGCTCCAAGGGCCTGCGGGCGCACCACATCGCCGCCGTCATGGCCGCCACCGAGCTCCAGCGGCCCGTACGGATCTCGCTGACGCGCCGCCAGGTCTTCGCGATCACCGGCTACCGCAGCCCCACCGCCCAGCGGGTCCGGCTCGGTGCCGACGCCGACGGACGACTGCGCGCCTTCGAGCACGAGGCCCAGTGCATGACCTCGAACCTGCGCGAGTTCGTCGAGGCCAGCGCCGGGTACGGGCACGCCATGTACGCGACCGACGCGCTGCGCACCCTCGACCGGGTCACGCCCGTCGACGTGGCCACCCCGACCTGGATGCGCGCGCCCGGCGAGGCGCCCGGCTCCTTCGCCGTCGAGTCCGCGATCGACGAACTCGCCGAGCGGCTCGGCCTGGACCCGATCGCCCTGCGTGTGCGCAACGAGCCGACCGCCGCGCCCCTCTCCGGCCTCCCGTTCAGCAGCCGCAACCTGCTCGGCTGCCTGGAGGAGGGCGCCCGCCGCTTCGGCTGGAGCGAGCGCGACCCGCGCCCGCGTGCCCGCCGCGAGGGCCGCTGGCTCATCGGCACCGGTGTCGCCGCCGCCCGCTTCTTCACCGGCGCCGCTCCCTCGACCGCGTCCGTGACCGCCGAGCAGGACGGCACGTTCACGGTGAGGATCGCCGCCGCCGACGTCGGCACCGGCGCCCGCACCGCGCTCACCTCGATCGCCGCCGACGCCCTCGACGTTGCGCCCGAGCGGGTCCACGTCCGGATCGCCGACAGCGACTTCGGGCCCGCCTGGGTCGCGGGCGGCTCCATGGGCACCCGCTCCTGGGGCTGGGCCGTCATGGCCGCCGGCGCGGAACTGCGCGAGAAGCTCGTCGCCGGGGTCGACATCCCCGCCGACGGCATCACCGCCCGCACCGACACGGCCGCGCTGATCGCCACCCTCGCCGAGAAGGAACGGCACGCGTTCGGCGCCCAGTTCGCCGAGGTCGCCGTCGACGTCACCACCGGAGAGGTACGGGTGAGGCGGCTGCTCGGCGTCTTCGCGGCGGGCCGCATCGTCAACCCGCTCACCGCGCGCAGCCAGCTGATCGGCGGCATGACCTGGGGCCTGTCGATGGCGCTGCACGAGGAGGCCGTCCGCGACGAGGCGACCGGCGGGCACGTCGGCGCCGACTTCGCCGGGTACCACGTCGCCGCCAACGCGGACGTGCCGGAGATCGAGGCCGCCTGGATCGACGACCCGGACCCCGACGACCCCGTCGGCATCAAGGGCATCGGCGAGATCGGCATCGTCGGCACCGCCGCCGCCATCGCCAACGCGGTGCACCACGCGACCGGCTTCCGCCACCGCGACCTGCCGATCCGCCCCGACCGGGTGCTGCTCGCCGAGGCCGGAGGGGACACGCCGCATGCTTGA
- a CDS encoding VWA domain-containing protein, whose translation MPISFDKVPAGLVDLAKTAAVSLEKQGLAGRRAAVYLVLDRSGSMRRYYRDGSVQHLAEQALGLSVNLDDDGIVPTVFFDSHAHPAVDIGLDDYAGRVAQLHDSLGHMGTTDYAAAMDAVIDHYLDSGTEHPAFVIFQTDGSPDSRRAAEQTLCRAARLPLFWQFVGFGPDRFDFLRKLDELAVPARRVVDNAGFFPAGKNPRKIPDADLYDRLMGEYPDWLRAAAAAGVLAHGAG comes from the coding sequence ATGCCGATCAGCTTCGACAAGGTGCCCGCCGGGCTCGTCGACCTCGCGAAGACCGCCGCGGTCTCCCTGGAGAAGCAGGGCCTCGCCGGGCGCCGCGCGGCCGTGTACCTCGTGCTCGACCGCTCGGGCAGCATGCGCAGGTACTACCGGGACGGCAGCGTCCAGCACCTGGCCGAGCAGGCGCTCGGCCTCTCCGTGAACCTGGACGACGACGGGATCGTGCCGACCGTCTTCTTCGACAGCCACGCCCACCCGGCCGTCGACATCGGCCTCGACGACTACGCGGGCCGCGTCGCACAACTCCACGACAGCCTCGGGCACATGGGCACCACCGACTACGCGGCCGCCATGGACGCCGTCATCGACCACTACCTCGACAGCGGCACCGAGCACCCCGCGTTCGTCATCTTCCAGACCGACGGCTCGCCCGACTCCCGGCGAGCCGCCGAGCAGACCCTGTGCCGGGCCGCGCGCCTGCCCCTGTTCTGGCAGTTCGTCGGATTCGGCCCCGACCGCTTCGACTTCCTGCGCAAGCTCGACGAACTGGCCGTCCCCGCACGCCGCGTGGTCGACAACGCGGGCTTCTTCCCGGCCGGCAAGAACCCCCGGAAGATCCCCGACGCCGACCTGTACGACCGGCTCATGGGGGAGTACCCCGACTGGCTGCGCGCCGCGGCCGCCGCCGGGGTGCTCGCCCACGGGGCGGGCTGA
- a CDS encoding 2Fe-2S iron-sulfur cluster-binding protein, with amino-acid sequence MPSADPATSSVITLQINGEKHTLPVDHRTTLLDALRERLDLTGTKKGCDHGQCGACTVLVGGRRTVACLQLAVAAEGREITTIEGVSEGDALHPVQQAFVDLDGYQCGYCTPGQICSALAVIEEHAAGWPSAVTEDVSPEAAPPPLSPEEIRERMSGNLCRCGAYVSIVRAVAQAAAATQKETVA; translated from the coding sequence ATGCCATCGGCCGACCCCGCCACGTCCAGCGTCATCACCCTGCAGATCAACGGGGAGAAGCACACGCTGCCCGTCGACCACCGCACCACCCTGCTCGACGCCCTGCGCGAGCGGCTCGACCTGACCGGGACCAAGAAGGGCTGCGACCACGGACAGTGCGGTGCCTGCACCGTGCTCGTCGGCGGCCGCAGGACCGTCGCCTGTCTGCAGCTCGCCGTCGCCGCCGAGGGCCGGGAGATCACCACCATCGAGGGCGTCTCCGAGGGCGACGCGCTGCACCCGGTGCAGCAGGCGTTCGTCGACCTCGACGGTTACCAGTGCGGCTACTGCACCCCCGGCCAGATCTGTTCCGCGCTCGCCGTCATCGAGGAGCACGCGGCCGGCTGGCCGTCCGCCGTGACCGAGGACGTGAGCCCCGAGGCGGCACCCCCGCCGCTGAGCCCCGAGGAGATCCGCGAGCGCATGAGCGGCAACCTGTGCCGCTGCGGCGCCTACGTCTCCATCGTCCGGGCCGTCGCCCAGGCCGCCGCCGCCACCCAGAAGGAGACCGTCGCGTGA
- a CDS encoding GNAT family N-acetyltransferase: MNPIYEIEEPGRQAVTVRPARATDLPPVLAIRNHAIEHGTALWTDTPQTREEGAAWLGDHLERGSAFVAEHAGEVVGFAVYGPWKAYSGFRHTVENSVYVAEGRHGLGIGSALLSTLITAARAADLHVMIAGIEARNTASIRLHERHGFEHAGTVREVGRKFGRWLDLTLMRLPLDEPPEVSDS, from the coding sequence ATGAATCCAATATACGAGATCGAGGAGCCCGGGCGGCAGGCGGTGACGGTCCGCCCGGCCCGGGCCACGGACCTGCCCCCCGTCCTGGCCATCCGCAACCACGCCATCGAGCACGGCACGGCGCTGTGGACGGACACCCCGCAGACCCGCGAGGAGGGCGCGGCCTGGCTCGGCGACCACCTGGAGCGGGGCTCGGCGTTCGTCGCGGAGCACGCGGGCGAGGTGGTCGGCTTCGCGGTCTACGGCCCGTGGAAGGCGTACTCCGGCTTCCGGCACACGGTCGAGAACTCGGTCTACGTGGCCGAGGGCCGGCACGGCCTGGGCATCGGCTCGGCGCTGCTGTCGACGCTCATCACCGCGGCGCGGGCGGCGGACCTGCACGTGATGATCGCCGGCATCGAGGCGCGCAACACGGCGTCGATCCGCCTGCACGAACGGCACGGCTTCGAGCACGCGGGGACGGTGCGGGAGGTGGGCCGCAAGTTCGGCCGCTGGCTGGACCTGACGCTGATGCGCCTGCCGCTCGACGAACCCCCGGAGGTTTCGGACAGCTGA
- a CDS encoding DUF5997 family protein — protein MTSHQSTQTMKPATAAKKLGVYLDATPAEFREGVVSRAELAALQADPPQWLQTLRAEGPHPRPVVAEKLGISIAGLARGGVTEALTTAQIAALKDENPEWLQKERATQSEVRKENVRVKKMHAEKAERQARQAQD, from the coding sequence ATGACTTCGCACCAGAGCACCCAGACCATGAAGCCCGCCACCGCGGCGAAGAAGCTGGGTGTGTACCTCGACGCCACCCCCGCAGAGTTCCGGGAGGGCGTCGTCTCGCGCGCCGAGCTGGCCGCCCTGCAGGCCGACCCGCCGCAGTGGCTGCAGACCCTGCGCGCCGAGGGCCCGCACCCGCGCCCGGTGGTCGCGGAGAAGCTGGGCATCTCCATCGCGGGCCTGGCCCGCGGCGGCGTCACGGAGGCGCTCACGACGGCCCAGATCGCGGCGCTGAAGGACGAGAACCCGGAGTGGCTGCAGAAGGAGCGTGCCACGCAGTCCGAGGTCCGCAAGGAGAACGTCCGAGTGAAGAAGATGCACGCGGAGAAGGCCGAGCGCCAGGCCCGTCAGGCCCAGGACTGA
- a CDS encoding LysR family transcriptional regulator substrate-binding protein yields MTGTEQTPAADPSATPGFRLAYVPGATPAKWVRIWNERLPGTPLTLVPVAAADVDGVLRGGEADAGLVRLPVDRTFFSAIPLYTETTVVVVPKDHVVAAVEEVTLADLADEIVQHPLDDVLDWERPPGQPAFERPATTADAIELVAAGVGLLIVPQSLARLHHRRDLTYRTVTDAPGSAVALAWPEERTTDQVEDFIGIVRGRTVNSSRGRTQPEKKQPQKDKKPQKKTQKKPTTAARPRSATKQSGARRGGKPRKRS; encoded by the coding sequence GTGACAGGCACGGAACAGACCCCCGCGGCGGACCCCTCGGCGACCCCCGGGTTCCGGCTCGCCTACGTACCCGGAGCGACCCCCGCCAAGTGGGTCCGGATCTGGAACGAGCGGCTGCCCGGGACCCCCCTGACCCTCGTCCCCGTGGCCGCGGCCGACGTGGACGGCGTGCTGCGCGGCGGGGAGGCGGACGCCGGTCTGGTGCGGCTGCCCGTGGACCGCACGTTCTTCAGCGCGATCCCGCTCTACACGGAGACCACCGTCGTCGTCGTGCCCAAGGACCACGTCGTGGCCGCCGTCGAGGAGGTCACGCTCGCCGACCTCGCCGACGAGATCGTGCAGCACCCGCTCGACGACGTGCTCGACTGGGAGCGCCCGCCCGGGCAGCCCGCCTTCGAGCGGCCCGCGACCACGGCCGACGCCATCGAGCTCGTCGCCGCCGGCGTGGGTTTGCTGATCGTGCCGCAGTCGCTGGCCCGGCTGCACCACCGCCGCGACCTCACCTACCGGACCGTGACGGACGCGCCCGGCTCCGCGGTGGCGCTCGCCTGGCCGGAGGAGCGCACCACGGACCAGGTCGAGGACTTCATCGGCATCGTGCGCGGCCGCACCGTGAACAGCTCCCGGGGCCGCACCCAGCCCGAGAAGAAGCAGCCGCAGAAGGACAAGAAGCCCCAGAAGAAGACCCAGAAGAAGCCGACCACGGCCGCCCGCCCCCGCTCAGCCACCAAGCAGTCCGGAGCCCGCCGAGGCGGCAAGCCCCGCAAGCGCTCGTAG
- a CDS encoding helix-turn-helix domain-containing protein, which produces MSNIVDPLVERIGARIRAERDRRRWTLAELAEESGVSRAMIHRIERGESNPTAVVLGKLSAAFRLSVATLLDPDGEAAERVRRADTAPRWNDPETGYTRRQVSGPGFPAEVAEIRLPAGAEVPYPAAAFAFHRQIIWVLDGHLTFHEGDTVHELDAGDTVELGRPAPCVFVNSTAHECRYAVVLVRGDAP; this is translated from the coding sequence ATGTCCAACATCGTAGACCCTCTGGTGGAGCGCATCGGCGCCCGCATCCGTGCCGAGCGGGACCGGCGGCGCTGGACGCTGGCGGAGCTCGCCGAGGAGTCCGGGGTGTCACGGGCGATGATCCACCGGATCGAGCGCGGCGAGAGCAACCCCACCGCCGTCGTCCTCGGCAAGCTCTCGGCCGCGTTCCGGCTGAGCGTCGCCACCCTCCTCGACCCCGACGGCGAGGCGGCGGAGCGGGTGCGGCGCGCGGACACCGCGCCGCGCTGGAACGACCCGGAGACCGGATACACCCGGCGGCAGGTCTCGGGCCCCGGGTTTCCCGCCGAGGTCGCCGAGATCCGGCTCCCCGCCGGGGCGGAAGTCCCGTACCCGGCGGCGGCGTTCGCGTTCCACCGGCAGATCATCTGGGTCCTCGACGGGCACCTCACCTTCCACGAGGGCGACACGGTGCACGAGCTGGACGCGGGCGACACCGTCGAACTGGGGCGGCCCGCACCCTGCGTCTTCGTCAACTCCACGGCGCACGAGTGCCGTTACGCCGTCGTCCTCGTCCGGGGCGACGCGCCGTGA
- a CDS encoding XdhC family protein has protein sequence MLDLAGPLGEWAAQGREFAVATVVSVSGSAPRPPGAALAVDAAGEAIGSVSGGCVEGAVYELCAEALRDGTVRRERFGYSDDDAFAVGLTCGGSVEVHVVPVRADSPGRAALTEAFALAARGEPVALARVLDGPGELPADGRVLMVRPDGSTAGDLGSADDAALAAQTGALLDLGRTGVCAVPESSARCGGDVSLFVESSVPPARMIVFGAVDFAGALVRVGKLLGFHVTLCDARAVFATPTRFPEADEVVVEWPDRYLRGTRTDERTVLCVLTHDAKFDVPLLEEALRRPAAFIGAMGSRRTHEDRLERLREAGLTDAELARLRSPIGLDLGGRTPEETAVSIGAEIVAARRGGTGAPLSGLAGPIHRA, from the coding sequence ATGCTTGACCTCGCCGGGCCGCTCGGTGAATGGGCCGCGCAGGGCCGGGAGTTCGCCGTCGCCACCGTCGTCTCGGTGAGCGGCAGCGCGCCCCGGCCGCCCGGCGCGGCCCTCGCCGTCGACGCGGCGGGCGAGGCGATCGGCTCGGTGTCCGGAGGCTGCGTCGAGGGCGCGGTGTACGAACTGTGCGCCGAGGCGCTGCGCGACGGCACCGTGCGGCGCGAGCGCTTCGGGTACAGCGACGACGACGCGTTCGCCGTGGGGCTCACCTGCGGCGGCAGCGTCGAGGTGCACGTCGTCCCGGTCCGGGCGGACTCGCCCGGCCGGGCCGCGCTCACCGAGGCGTTCGCGCTCGCCGCGCGCGGCGAACCGGTGGCGCTCGCCCGGGTCCTCGACGGGCCCGGCGAACTGCCCGCCGACGGCCGCGTGCTCATGGTGCGGCCCGACGGTTCGACCGCCGGGGACCTGGGCTCGGCGGACGACGCCGCGCTCGCCGCGCAGACCGGCGCACTGCTCGACCTCGGGCGGACCGGGGTGTGCGCGGTGCCCGAGAGCTCGGCGCGCTGCGGCGGCGACGTCTCCCTGTTCGTGGAGTCGTCGGTGCCGCCGGCGCGGATGATCGTGTTCGGCGCGGTGGACTTCGCCGGGGCGCTCGTCCGGGTCGGCAAGCTGCTCGGCTTCCACGTGACCCTGTGCGACGCCCGCGCCGTGTTCGCGACGCCGACCCGCTTCCCTGAGGCGGACGAGGTCGTCGTCGAATGGCCCGATCGCTATCTGCGGGGCACGCGCACCGACGAGCGGACGGTGCTGTGCGTGCTCACGCACGACGCCAAGTTCGACGTGCCGCTCCTGGAGGAAGCGCTGCGCCGGCCCGCCGCGTTCATCGGGGCGATGGGCTCGCGCCGCACCCACGAGGACCGACTGGAGCGGCTGCGGGAGGCGGGCCTGACCGACGCCGAACTGGCACGGCTGCGCTCGCCGATCGGGCTCGACCTCGGCGGACGCACGCCGGAGGAGACGGCCGTGTCGATCGGGGCGGAGATCGTCGCGGCACGCCGGGGCGGAACGGGCGCGCCGCTGAGCGGTCTGGCCGGGCCGATCCATCGCGCATGA
- a CDS encoding MFS transporter — protein sequence MSLRRGAVGLLACTAGVALANNYAIQPALGDVAHDTGTSAAAIGLVTTAALAGCIAGFAFLLPLADRAAPRRLVAGQLLLLAAGLGIASLAHHAAPLLLAYAVIGAGASVSAMASTIAGRGAPEGRRGHAVALVAAGMSAGILLSRLVGGALADAVGWRGMLLLSAALVLACAAAARLWLPAERPEPTGTYLATLVALPKLLHRHRTLRRAVLNGSLWYFAFSLVWVALTVRLGQPPYGLDAGTIGLYSLAGVLGFAALPAAGRLGDRYSPRVVIAGSMAVAAVGAALLCTGLDRPAVTAAGLALVDAGCFTAQAANQARILAIDPRRGGSLSGVYLLLYFLAGALGAGLAGPLIEAGGWTAAAALVLAALVPAGLLALRRDERTEPVAESRP from the coding sequence GTGAGCCTGCGACGCGGCGCGGTCGGACTGCTGGCCTGCACGGCCGGAGTGGCGCTCGCCAACAACTACGCCATCCAGCCCGCGCTCGGCGACGTCGCCCACGACACCGGCACCTCCGCCGCCGCGATCGGACTCGTCACGACGGCCGCGCTGGCCGGCTGCATCGCCGGGTTCGCGTTCCTGCTGCCGCTCGCCGACCGGGCGGCGCCCAGGCGCCTCGTCGCCGGGCAGCTCCTGCTGCTCGCGGCCGGGCTCGGCATCGCCTCGCTCGCCCACCACGCGGCCCCGCTGCTCCTCGCGTACGCCGTCATCGGCGCCGGGGCCAGTGTCAGCGCCATGGCCTCCACGATCGCCGGGCGCGGGGCCCCCGAGGGGCGGCGCGGGCACGCCGTCGCGCTGGTCGCGGCCGGGATGTCCGCCGGGATCCTGCTCAGCCGGCTCGTCGGCGGGGCCCTCGCGGACGCCGTCGGCTGGCGCGGGATGCTGCTCCTGTCCGCCGCGCTCGTCCTGGCCTGCGCGGCCGCCGCCCGGCTGTGGCTGCCCGCCGAACGCCCCGAGCCCACCGGTACCTACCTCGCGACGCTCGTGGCGCTGCCCAAACTGCTGCACCGCCACCGCACCCTGCGCCGCGCCGTCCTGAACGGCAGCCTCTGGTACTTCGCGTTCAGCCTGGTCTGGGTGGCGCTCACCGTGCGGCTCGGGCAGCCCCCGTACGGCCTGGACGCGGGGACGATCGGGCTCTACAGCCTGGCCGGGGTGCTCGGCTTCGCCGCGCTGCCCGCCGCCGGGCGGCTCGGGGACCGGTACTCGCCGCGCGTCGTGATCGCCGGGAGCATGGCGGTCGCGGCGGTGGGGGCGGCGCTGCTGTGCACGGGGCTCGACCGGCCCGCCGTCACCGCCGCCGGGCTCGCCCTCGTCGACGCCGGGTGCTTCACGGCGCAGGCCGCGAACCAGGCCCGTATCCTCGCGATCGACCCGCGCCGGGGCGGCAGCCTCAGCGGGGTCTATCTCCTGCTCTACTTCCTCGCCGGCGCGCTCGGCGCCGGACTGGCCGGCCCGCTGATCGAGGCCGGCGGCTGGACGGCCGCCGCGGCCCTGGTGCTCGCCGCGCTCGTCCCGGCGGGCCTGCTCGCCCTGCGCCGCGACGAGCGGACGGAGCCGGTGGCCGAGAGTCGCCCCTGA